Proteins from one Bradyrhizobium roseum genomic window:
- a CDS encoding creatininase family protein, with product MPSTVPPRDWTEIHWPEITQADAARWIAVLPLAATEQHGPHLPLETDILIGEAHLARVRELLPAALPVTFLPVQPVGISTEHIDYPGTKTLPNDVALKEWTAIGAGIAQRGIRKLVMVTSHGGNSAAMSLVAQDLRAHHQMLAVTTSWFRFGMPDGLFSEEETRHGIHGGATETSIMLARYPQRVRKEAIADFRPTSIDMEKKFHWLSAHRPVPFAWQTQDLHLSGAVGDATKATAEKGERLLDHAARAFCDLLDDVDKFDPELFLRKP from the coding sequence ATGCCTTCAACCGTACCGCCTCGCGACTGGACCGAGATCCACTGGCCCGAGATTACCCAAGCCGACGCCGCGCGCTGGATCGCGGTGCTGCCGCTGGCTGCGACCGAACAGCACGGCCCGCATCTGCCGCTGGAAACCGACATCCTGATCGGCGAGGCCCATCTGGCGCGCGTGCGCGAACTGTTGCCTGCCGCGCTCCCCGTCACCTTCCTGCCGGTGCAGCCGGTCGGCATCTCCACCGAGCATATCGATTATCCGGGCACGAAGACACTGCCGAACGATGTGGCCTTGAAGGAATGGACGGCGATCGGCGCGGGCATCGCGCAGCGTGGAATCCGCAAGCTGGTGATGGTCACCAGCCACGGCGGCAACAGCGCGGCGATGTCGCTGGTGGCGCAGGATCTTCGCGCGCATCATCAGATGCTCGCCGTCACGACGAGCTGGTTTCGCTTCGGCATGCCGGACGGATTGTTTTCCGAGGAAGAGACGCGCCATGGCATCCATGGCGGTGCGACCGAGACGTCGATCATGCTGGCGCGCTATCCGCAGCGCGTGCGGAAGGAAGCGATCGCCGATTTTCGCCCCACCAGTATCGACATGGAGAAAAAATTCCACTGGCTTTCGGCGCATCGGCCGGTCCCCTTCGCGTGGCAAACGCAGGATCTGCACTTAAGTGGCGCGGTCGGCGACGCCACCAAGGCCACCGCGGAAAAGGGCGAGCGACTGCTCGACCACGCTGCACGTGCGTTCTGCGACTTGCTCGACGACGTCGACAAATTCGACCCCGAATTGTTTCTTCGTAAACCATGA